One segment of Trachemys scripta elegans isolate TJP31775 chromosome 1, CAS_Tse_1.0, whole genome shotgun sequence DNA contains the following:
- the KCP gene encoding kielin/chordin-like protein isoform X4, with the protein MARLPLALWLGLAALSLQAPPGGGPGPELPPLHYGENVIDLLEALNVTRSVRGVSRAAGPEPGVPAWKFRQRVPHLTLPWDYAVYLLASTQGALGFHFVARQSRGSAGTLISLVSPAAAARDGRPLLQLASSARANQLRLDYRAESSMEPASLLFPGGSPFARGRWARLAVDLQPHRLALFVDCRPAVLLERGGPRDTLSLLLPLDLQITFASLPGDAASKFLGYWQTAEISPSGFPRRPWHCENLADPFPVPYTLAEEGDLAKPPFDQGSPLAPEPPALADIRNYQQQPGEPEFPPPGALEERVQQLEELVDGFGAMLDMVKAQSSELLARVKSLESCECRRPACVWEGTQREDGATWDKDNCTTCICLQGEVRCSARQDRPQCLGCEYDGQRYQDRDVFLAPSNSCMNCSCLDGNVQCFRLICPQLHCATQEEVPGACCPRCQGCVDGAARREHGEEWAPRADPCQSCRCLDGRAVCRKRQCARLCRHPASPRPGTCCPVCDGCSLDGREFASGEPVPSGEPCTQCACLSGNVLCKPTGCPAAPCSEPVRRPGECCPRCQDCLYDAQPVPHGAVFTPPQEPCLHCRCQAGEVSCERLEQSCPPTPCSHPGTAQGQCCPACHTCEYKGHPYRHGETFTPPGHGPCVRCTCSAGHVQCQEEGCPPVPCAQPIRDPQRCCPICKVCVLAGEEIEEGAQWEPDGDPCTTCTCLAGEPVCGAPPCPPIACQHPARLSGDCCPTCAQCAYHQHVYANGQTFADPHSPCQRCQCTAAVWRGPRWRRASSSPARGTPASCASAPTGSSAAPPATALVPCAPAPCQAPAARTTATAAATGGRSTPTAPSSHTPRTTASNATASTAMFSVCHGAAPPCSARSPSWCPAGAAPSAQSPRLAASTRASPTSTRSDSTTPRTPAATASVPTGPSPASASLVPPFSAPTPCGRTAAAPVMAACTRGRSCPTGSSSRTPRSRAVSAPAGRAASPASPGPARCSSAPFLPGGRAARLRVPGRGLPRWPGVP; encoded by the exons ATGGCGCGGCTGCCCCTGGCCCTTTGGCTCGGGCTGGCGGCGCTCTCCCTGCAGGCCCCGCCGGGCGGCGGGCCGGGTCCCGAGCTCCCCCCGCTGCACTACGGCGAGAACG TCATTGACCTGCTGGAGGCACTGAACGTCACCCGTTCCGTCCGGGGCGTCAGCAGGGCCGCGGGCCCCGAGCCGGGCGTGCCGGCCTGGAAGTTCCGCCAGCGGGTGCCCCACCTGACGCTGCCCTGGGACTACGCTGTCTACCTGCTGGCCAGCACGCAGGGCGCCCTGGGCTTCCACTTCGTGGCCAGGCAGAGCCGGGGCTCGGCGGGCACCCTCATCTCCCTGGTGTCTCCAGCTGCCGCCGCGCGGGACGGGCGCCCGCTGCTGCAGCTGGCATCCAGCGCCCGCGCCAACCAGCTGCGTCTGGACTACCGCGCCGAGTCCAGCATGGAGCCCGCCTCACTGCTCTTCCCCGGAGGCAGCCCCTTTGCCCGGGGCCGCTGGGCCCGGCTGGCCGTCGACCTGCAGCCCCACCGCCTGGCGCTCTTCGTGGACTGCCGCCCGGCCGTGCTCCTGGAGCGGGGCGGCCCGCGGGACACGCTCAGCCTGCTGCTACCCCTCGACCTCCAGATCACCTTCGCCAGCCTGCCCGGGGACGCAGCCAGCAAGTTTCTG GGTTATTGGCAGACGGCTGAGATCTCCCCCAGTGGGTTCCCACGCCGGCCGTGGCACTGCGAGAACCTGGCAG ACCCCTTCCCCGTGCCGTACACCCTGGCGGAGGAGGGGGACCTGGCCAAGCCCCCCTTTGATCAAGGATCCCCCCTGGCCCCGGAGCCGCCAGCCCTCGCCGACATCCGCAACTACCAGCAGCAGCCCGGCGAGCCTGAATTCCCGCCCCCGGGCGCCCTGGAAGAGAGGGTGCAGCAGCTGGAGGAACTGGTGGATGGATTCGGGGCCATGCTGGACATGGTCAAAGCGCAG AGCTCGGAGCTGCTGGCCCGCGTGAAGTCCCTGGAGAGCTGCGAGTGCCGGAGGCCGGCGTGCGTGTGGGAGGGGACGCAGCGCGAGGACGGAGCCACCTGGGACAAGGACAACTGCACCACCTGCATCTGCCTGCAGGGGGAGGTGCGGTGCTCGGCGCGCCAGGACCGCCCCCAGTGCCTAG GCTGTGAGTATGACGGGCAGCGGTACCAGGACAGAGACGTCTTCCTGGCGCCATCCAATTCCTGCATGAACTGCTCCTGCTTG GACGGGAACGTCCAGTGCTTCCGACTCATCTGCCCGCAGCTCCACTGCGCCACCCAGGAGGAGGTGCCCGGGGCTTGCTGCCCCCGCTGCCAGG GCTGTGTGGATGGAGCCGCCCGGCGGGAGCACGGTGAGGAGTGGGCGCCGCGTGCAGACCCCTGCCAGAGCTGCCGGTGCTTG GATGGCCGCGCCGTGTGCAGGAAGAGGCAATGTGCCAGGCTGTGCCGCCACCCTGCCAGCCCCCGGCCGGGCACCTGCTGCCCCGTCTGCGACG gctGCTCGCTGGATGGCCGGGAGTTTGCCAGCGGGGAGCCGGTGCCCAGCGGGGAGCCCTGCACCCAGTGCGCCTGCTTG AGCGGGAACGTGTTGTGCAAACCCACTGGCTGCCCGGCTGCCCCCTGCTCGGAGCCCGTCCGGAGACCTGGCGAGTGCTGCCCAcg GTGCCAGGACTGCCTCTACGACGCCCAGCCCGTCCCGCACGGCGCCGTCTTCACCCCCCCGCAGGAGCCCTGCCTCCACTGCCGCTGCCAG GCCGGGGAGGTGTCGTGTGAGCGCCTGGAGCAGAGCTGCCCGCCCACACCCTGCAGTCACCCGGGCACCGCCCAGGGCCAGTGCTGCCCGGCCTGCCACA CGTGTGAGTACAAGGGGCACCCGTACCGGCACGGAGAGACCTTCACGCCCCCGGGCCACGGGCCCTGCGTGCGGTGCACCTGCTCG GCTGGGCACGTGCAGTGCCAGGAAGAGGGGTGCCCCCCCGTGCCCTGCGCCCAGCCCATCCGGGACCCCCAACgctgctgccccatctgcaaaG TGTGCGTGCTGGCTGGGGAGGAGATCGAGGAGGGGGCGCAGTGGGAGCCGGACGGGGACCCCTGCACCACCTGTACCTGCCTCGCCGGAGAGCCCGTCTGCGGGGCCCCACCGTGCCCGCCCATCGCCTGCCAGCACCCCGCCCGGCTGAGCG GGGACTGCTGCCCGACCTGTGCCCAGTGCGCCTACCACCAGCACGTCTACGCCAACGGGCAGACCTTCGCCGACCCACACAGCCCTTGCCAGCGCTGCCAGTGCACG gctgcagtGTGGAGGGGGCCGCGGTGGCGACGGGCGAGCAGTTCCCCAGCCCGCGGGACCCCTGCCAGCTGTGCATCTGCACCGACGGGGTCGTCAGCTGCTCCTCCCGCGACTGCCCTGGTGCCCTGTGCGCCCGCCCCCTGCCAGGCTCCTGCTGCCAGAACAACTGCAACG GCTGCAGCTACGGGGGGAAGGAGTACCCCAACGGCGCCGAGTTCCCACACCCCACGGACCACTGCAAGCAATGCCACTGCCTC AACGGCAATGTTCAGTGTCTGTCACGGCGCTGCCCCCCCCTGCTCTGCGCGGAGCCCATCCTGGTGCCCGGCGGGTGCTGCCCCCAGTGCCCAG agcccccGGCTGGCTGCCTCTACGCGGGCGTCTCCTACCAGCACACGCAGCGATTCTACGACCCCTCGGACTCCTGCCGCCACTGCATCTGTGCCAACGGGACCGTCACCTGCCAGCGCCAGCCTTGTGCCCCCGTTCTCTGCACCCACCCCCTGCGGCAGGACTGCTGCCGCTCCTGTGATG GCTGCCTGTACCAGGGGAAGGAGCTGCCCAACGGGGAGCAGTTCCCGGACCCCGCGGAGCCGTGCCGTGTCTGCACCTGCTGGGAGGGCAGCGTCTCctgccagcccagggcctgcccGCTGCTCCAGTGCCCCTTTCCTGCCCGGGGGCCGTGCTGCCAG GCTGCGAGTACCTGGGCGAGGGTTACCTCGATGGCCAGGAGTTCCCTGA